From a single Eretmochelys imbricata isolate rEreImb1 chromosome 13, rEreImb1.hap1, whole genome shotgun sequence genomic region:
- the LOC144273127 gene encoding aurora kinase C-like yields MESKETEATCHIRGGKKLSPKPMTISSSDVHQKNMRKHMSSSCISVFSCKGPSSPTIKNILRKTKAGSESKDEEDGSEMDTKRASVSQLPRKMWCIDDFEIGRPLGKGRFGTVYLAREQNTHFILALKVIFKSALEKSQLEHQLRREIEILSHLRHPNILRFYNYFHDRTRIYLMLEYAPGGELYKELQKHERFEETRTATYVEEISDALIYCHAQKVIHRDIKPENLLLGLKGELKLADFGWSVHAPSLRRTTFCGTTDYLAPEMIDGRTHDENVDVWCVGVLCFECLVGYAPFEAPTRNETYKRIAEVKFAFPTWVPDGAKDLISKTLKRTPSLRLSLKEIIKHPWVKKNSRRIFPPVYKAAEETLTLEY; encoded by the exons ATGGAAAGCAAAGAGACTGAAGCCACATGCCACATCAGAGGTGGCAAAAAG TTGTCTCCAAAGCCAATGACTATAAGCAGCTCAGATGTGCACCAGAAGAACATGAGAAAACATATGAGTAGTTCctgcatttcagtgttttccTGCAAGGGGCCGTCTTCTCCAACAATCAAGAATATCCTAAGGAAAACCAAAGCAGGATCAGAATCTAAGG atgaggaagatGGTTCAGAAATGGACACCAAACGTGCCTCTGTTTCTCAGCTGCCAAG GAAAATGTGGTGCATTGATGACTTTGAAATTGGGCGGCCACTTGGGAAAGGTCGATTTGGAACCGTTTATTTGGCTCGTGAACAGAATACCCACTTCATCCTAGCCCTAAAAGTCATCTTCAAGTCTGCCCTGGAGAAATCACAACTGGAGCACCAGCTCCGAAGAGAAATAGAAATTTTGAGTCATCTCAG GCATccaaatattttgagattttatAACTACTTTCATGACAGAACACGGATCTACCTGATGTTGGAATATGCTCCAGGAGGGGAGCTATACAAAGAATTGCAAAAACATGAGCGTTTTGAGGAGACAAGAACTGCCACC TATGTAGAAGAAATATCTGATGCTCTGATATACTGCCATGCTCAGAAAGTGATCCACCGAGATATCAAGCCTGAAAACCTCCTGCTAGGACTTAAAGGGGAACTGAAGTTAGCGGATTTTGGCTGGTCCGTGCATGCTCCGTCACTCAG gagGACCACATTTTGTGGCACAACAGATTACCTTGCCCCAGAAATGATCGATGGGAGAACCCATGATGAAAATGTTGATGTCTGGTGTGTTGGTGTTCTATGTTTTGAGTGTCTTGTGGGGTATGCACCATTTGAAGCACCCACCCGCAATGAAACATACAAAAGAATTGCAGAG gtTAAATTTGCATTTCCCACATGGGTGCCTGATGGTGCCAAGGACCTTATTTCAAAAACACTTAAGCGCACTCCTTCTTTGAGGCTCTCTCtcaaagaaataataaaacatCCATGGGTTAAGAAGAATTCAAGGAGGATTTTCCCACCAGTTTATAAAGCAGCTGAAGAAACTCTCACTCTGGAATATTGA
- the PRELID3B gene encoding PRELI domain containing protein 3B, with amino-acid sequence MKIWTSEHVFDHPWETVTTAAMQKYPNPMNPSVIGVDVLDRHIDPSGKLHSHRLLSTEWGMPSIVKSLIGACRTKTYVQEHSVVDPVKKTMELKSSNISFTNLVSVDERLIYKPHPQEPEKTILTQEAIISVKGVSVSSYLEGLMENTISSNANKGREALEWVISKLNAEIEEFTASARGSMRTSMAAAAFVEK; translated from the exons ATGAAGATCTGGACCTCTGAGCATGTCTTCGA TCACCCCTGGGAAACAGTTACAACAGCTGCTATGCAGAAATACCCAAATCCCATGAACCCTAGTGTGATTGGAGTTGACGTACTAGACAGACACATAGATCCCAGTGGAAAGTTGCATAGCCATAGACTGCTCAGTACAGAATGGGGGATGCCTTCTATTGTAAAATCA CTCATCGGTGCTTGCAGAACAAAAACATATGTTCAGGAACACTCTGTAGTTGACCCTGTGAAAAAAACAATGGAACTTAAGTCAAGTAAC ATTTCATTTACAAATCTGGTGTCAGTAGATGAGAGGCTTATCTATAAACCACATCCTCAAGAGCCAGAAAA AACCATTTTGACTCAAGAGGCAATAATCTCTGTAAAAGGTGTCAGTGTCAGCAGTTATCTCGAGGGATTAATGGAAAACACTATCTCTTCCAATGCTAATAAA ggccgtgaagcattggaatgggtaaTCAGTAAATTGAATGCTGAAATTGAGGAGTTCACAGCTTCAGCAAGAGGAAGCATGAGGACTTCtatggcagcagcagcatttgtAGAGAAATAA